Proteins found in one Gordonia sp. PDNC005 genomic segment:
- a CDS encoding DUF998 domain-containing protein, producing the protein MSTTLAATAVVAFTVRLIIFAALHVVGHSYNPVRHAVSDYAVGPTRGLSTAMTVVTAAGWAVLAAAVWTGLPEWSDTGQATALLLVLAAVFVVLPLVPTDLEGAAVTMIGRLHYVLAIAWFAISYSLTGNFSRWMSEAVGGGLASAASALHIVALVSLIVLVVALVTPLRSRLFGIAERVFIVSISVFYLLVAIGLVH; encoded by the coding sequence ATGAGCACCACTCTCGCCGCGACAGCCGTCGTCGCGTTCACCGTTCGTTTGATCATCTTCGCTGCATTGCACGTGGTCGGCCACTCCTACAATCCGGTGCGGCACGCCGTGAGCGACTACGCGGTCGGGCCGACGCGCGGCCTGTCGACTGCGATGACGGTGGTGACGGCCGCCGGGTGGGCGGTTCTCGCTGCCGCCGTGTGGACGGGCCTCCCGGAGTGGTCGGACACCGGCCAGGCCACCGCGCTCCTGCTCGTCCTCGCCGCAGTCTTCGTGGTGTTGCCGCTGGTGCCGACCGATCTCGAGGGTGCCGCGGTGACCATGATCGGCAGGCTCCACTACGTGTTGGCCATCGCCTGGTTCGCGATCTCGTACTCGCTGACGGGAAACTTCAGCCGATGGATGTCAGAGGCTGTCGGCGGCGGGCTCGCATCTGCCGCGTCCGCGCTCCACATCGTCGCGCTGGTGTCGCTGATCGTGCTGGTCGTCGCTTTGGTCACCCCTCTTCGATCCCGTCTCTTCGGCATCGCCGAGCGAGTGTTCATCGTGTCGATCTCGGTGTTCTACCTGCTTGTCGCCATCGGCCTGGTGCACTGA
- a CDS encoding MarR family transcriptional regulator produces MNLAYELHDLVRTLDRQADDILRTQDLGYLRYVALIIVDEHPGISGRQLAHAVGVSDAASSGIVRKLEAAGLIHDVSPDGSGRVRNWTATPAGVALRTECDDLLGDGLGDAARRIGLDPEELTRTIHALHNAVRTPEDQK; encoded by the coding sequence GTGAACCTCGCCTATGAACTTCACGATCTCGTCCGAACGTTGGACCGCCAGGCAGACGACATTCTTCGGACACAGGATCTCGGTTACCTCCGCTACGTCGCTCTGATCATCGTCGACGAGCACCCCGGCATCAGCGGTCGCCAGTTGGCTCACGCCGTCGGTGTGAGCGACGCCGCGTCGAGCGGCATAGTCCGCAAACTCGAGGCGGCAGGACTCATTCACGACGTCTCCCCCGACGGGTCCGGACGCGTTCGAAACTGGACTGCCACCCCTGCGGGTGTCGCTCTCCGCACTGAGTGCGACGACCTGCTCGGCGACGGGCTCGGCGACGCGGCCCGACGCATCGGGCTCGACCCAGAGGAACTCACCCGCACCATCCACGCGCTGCACAACGCAGTTCGAACCCCGGAGGATCAGAAATGA
- a CDS encoding MDR family MFS transporter has translation MNRKDYTIIGTLIVATFVVILNETVMSVALPILQTDLGVPPSQGQWLTTIFMLTMAVVIPLTGFLIQMFGTRTMFLVAMTLFTVGTTIAVVAPGFEVLLVARVVQALGTAVMLPLLMTTVMTLVPEDRRGVMMGNISVVIAVAPALGPTMSGLILDHFSWRWVFGVVLPFAVVATAVGAKFVEPVGERSSARIDYLSIPLSVLGFGGLVYGLVAIGEAADDKAAMPIWIPFVVGAVGLAAFIGRQLQLQSDDRALLDLRVFTTRSFSLSVILVVVAMATMMGTFIVVPLFAHEVLGMSPLATGLITLPGGLLMGISSPFIGRIYDVRGPRILVIPGTLLIAGAVWLMTLITPDTSFWLLMGANMILCVGLAATFTPLMTLSLGSLKPTLYSHGSAALGALQQVGGGAGTALFITIMTVVARSGVDAGDAADIAMTDGVRTVFLVAGCLSIVLVALGLLIKAPKPVERELEVATTH, from the coding sequence GTGAATCGCAAGGACTACACCATCATCGGCACGCTGATCGTCGCGACATTCGTGGTGATCCTCAACGAGACGGTGATGAGCGTCGCGCTCCCGATCCTCCAGACCGATCTTGGTGTCCCCCCGAGCCAAGGGCAGTGGCTGACCACCATCTTCATGCTGACAATGGCCGTCGTCATTCCACTCACCGGTTTCCTGATTCAGATGTTCGGCACGCGGACGATGTTCCTCGTCGCGATGACCCTGTTCACCGTCGGCACGACGATCGCGGTCGTCGCGCCCGGCTTCGAAGTGCTGCTCGTGGCTCGCGTTGTGCAGGCTCTCGGCACCGCGGTGATGCTGCCGCTGCTGATGACCACGGTGATGACGCTCGTTCCCGAAGACCGCCGAGGCGTCATGATGGGCAACATCTCCGTCGTCATCGCTGTCGCGCCTGCACTCGGTCCCACGATGTCGGGGCTGATTCTCGATCACTTCAGCTGGCGCTGGGTGTTCGGTGTGGTGCTGCCGTTCGCGGTGGTCGCGACCGCCGTGGGTGCGAAGTTCGTCGAGCCGGTGGGCGAGCGATCGTCGGCCCGTATCGACTACCTGTCGATCCCGCTGTCGGTTCTCGGCTTCGGTGGCCTGGTGTACGGACTCGTCGCGATCGGCGAAGCGGCCGACGACAAGGCTGCGATGCCGATCTGGATCCCGTTCGTCGTCGGCGCCGTCGGCCTCGCGGCGTTCATCGGACGCCAGCTCCAACTGCAGAGTGACGACAGAGCTCTCCTCGACCTGCGTGTGTTCACCACACGCTCGTTCTCACTCTCGGTGATCCTGGTGGTCGTCGCGATGGCGACGATGATGGGAACGTTCATCGTCGTCCCGCTGTTCGCACACGAAGTTCTCGGCATGAGTCCGCTGGCGACCGGCCTGATCACCCTTCCCGGCGGCCTCCTGATGGGCATCTCGTCGCCGTTCATCGGTCGGATCTACGACGTGCGCGGCCCGCGGATCCTGGTGATCCCCGGAACTCTGCTGATCGCAGGCGCAGTGTGGCTGATGACGCTGATCACCCCGGACACGTCGTTCTGGTTGCTCATGGGTGCCAACATGATCCTGTGCGTGGGCCTCGCCGCGACGTTCACCCCGCTGATGACACTGAGCCTCGGTTCCCTGAAGCCGACGTTGTACTCGCACGGTTCCGCAGCACTGGGAGCCCTGCAGCAGGTGGGCGGAGGCGCGGGCACCGCACTGTTCATCACGATCATGACCGTCGTTGCACGCAGCGGCGTCGATGCCGGTGACGCCGCCGACATCGCCATGACCGACGGAGTGCGCACAGTGTTCCTCGTAGCCGGATGCCTGAGCATCGTGCTCGTGGCGCTCGGCCTGCTCATCAAGGCGCCGAAGCCCGTGGAACGCGAACTGGAGGTCGCGACCACGCATTGA